One window of the Trueperaceae bacterium genome contains the following:
- a CDS encoding DUF1440 domain-containing protein — protein sequence MNDLIRGAIAGAAATLPMTATIELINRSLPPGEQRHLPPRQITEEVAERADVKHETSERGLDIATMTTHFGFGAAMGTLYGLGAPALRLPPALTGIGYGLAVWAGNYAGILPALGLQRAPKHRPASLNATMIIGHVVWGAALGLVEERLRARRRDEWQEYQEETYAEARTRLAPQDR from the coding sequence ATGAACGATCTCATCAGGGGAGCCATCGCTGGAGCGGCCGCGACCTTGCCGATGACCGCCACCATCGAACTGATCAACCGCAGCCTGCCGCCGGGCGAACAGCGCCACCTCCCTCCCAGGCAGATAACGGAAGAGGTTGCCGAGCGAGCCGACGTGAAGCACGAGACGAGCGAGCGGGGCCTGGATATCGCCACGATGACCACTCACTTCGGTTTCGGTGCGGCCATGGGCACGCTTTACGGCCTCGGCGCCCCCGCACTGAGGCTGCCTCCGGCGCTCACCGGGATCGGCTACGGGCTCGCCGTGTGGGCAGGCAACTACGCCGGCATCCTGCCAGCCCTGGGACTGCAGCGCGCACCGAAGCACCGGCCGGCATCACTCAACGCCACGATGATCATCGGCCATGTCGTCTGGGGAGCGGCCCTGGGCCTCGTGGAGGAGCGGTTGCGGGCGCGCCGCAGGGACGAGTGGCAGGAGTACCAGGAAGAGACCTACGCGGAAGCGAGGACGAGGTTGGCGCCGCAGGACCGGTGA
- the dnaG gene encoding DNA primase translates to MASDAKEQIRQRLDIAEVIGEVVALKPAGRGQLKGLCPFHSEKTPSFHVHRDRGFFYCFGCQEKGDVFDFVMKTRGMSFAEVLQTLGQRVGVEVSPPGARDRRRNDLYDVNELALGYFTSKLASEEGAVARRYLLERGLEDETITKFGLGFAPDGWDGLLRHGLGKGLRDDDLLAAGLLSENESGRRYDRFRNRVIFPIRDPLGRVVGFAGRVLDDSLPKYLNTPETDIFHKGELLYALDLARNSIRQRNECIVVEGYMDVIALHQAGVEHVVAALGATLTAQQADHLSRLDVQRLYLAFDADSAGQRAVLSGLEQAVGRQFLVRAVQVPFGKDPADAVMSGHLQEFLAALDEGLSEVEFRFNSVIEKHDAKSVAGQKAILNELLPALRPRSVFDPVASEMRRLVIDRLGMDGRALDAWLGSVRGGSRLDDTQVKGMKRRGGTASQTVVIELEIIALLLLEPERLRSRLERVEMALPPAPDSLLREFAELCRECDFDDRQVLLHYRERDEGGVVWSRLFGEAAGDTEGRIDVDGHIEKSLSRLRELYLDSEKSSQQTRLLARMEEIQALLADATLPAERLERLYAELKEIAAKQVAREAERRLRVPAGYLRRRRN, encoded by the coding sequence GTGGCGAGTGACGCCAAAGAGCAGATTCGACAGCGACTCGACATCGCCGAGGTGATCGGCGAGGTGGTCGCGCTGAAGCCGGCCGGCCGCGGCCAGCTCAAGGGGCTCTGCCCCTTCCACAGCGAGAAGACGCCGTCGTTCCACGTTCACCGCGATCGCGGGTTCTTCTACTGCTTCGGCTGTCAGGAGAAGGGGGACGTCTTCGATTTCGTGATGAAGACGCGGGGGATGTCGTTCGCCGAGGTGCTCCAGACGCTCGGCCAGAGGGTCGGCGTGGAAGTCTCCCCGCCCGGCGCCCGCGACCGCAGGCGCAACGACCTGTACGACGTCAACGAACTCGCCCTCGGCTACTTCACGTCGAAGCTGGCGTCGGAGGAGGGGGCCGTCGCCAGGAGGTACCTGCTAGAGAGGGGCCTGGAGGACGAGACGATAACCAAGTTCGGTCTCGGCTTCGCCCCCGATGGCTGGGACGGCCTGTTGCGTCACGGGTTGGGCAAGGGTCTGCGTGACGACGACCTGCTCGCCGCCGGACTCCTCTCGGAGAACGAGAGCGGGCGTCGCTACGACCGCTTCCGCAATCGGGTGATCTTCCCGATCCGCGATCCCCTGGGTCGTGTCGTCGGGTTCGCCGGAAGGGTCCTCGACGACTCTCTGCCCAAGTACCTGAACACCCCCGAGACCGATATCTTCCACAAGGGGGAACTGCTGTACGCGCTCGATCTGGCACGGAACTCCATCCGGCAGAGGAACGAGTGCATCGTGGTGGAGGGGTACATGGACGTCATCGCTCTCCACCAGGCCGGGGTCGAGCATGTCGTCGCCGCGCTGGGAGCGACCCTCACCGCGCAACAGGCCGACCACCTGAGCCGGCTCGACGTCCAGCGGCTCTACCTCGCGTTCGACGCCGATTCGGCCGGCCAGCGCGCCGTGCTGTCGGGGTTGGAACAGGCGGTGGGCCGGCAGTTCCTCGTCCGGGCGGTGCAGGTGCCCTTCGGCAAGGATCCGGCCGATGCGGTCATGAGCGGTCACCTGCAGGAGTTCCTGGCAGCCCTGGACGAGGGGCTTTCGGAGGTCGAGTTCCGCTTCAACAGCGTCATCGAGAAGCACGATGCGAAGAGCGTGGCGGGACAGAAGGCGATCCTCAACGAGCTGCTTCCTGCCTTGCGGCCCCGCTCGGTGTTCGACCCGGTGGCCAGCGAGATGCGCCGGCTGGTCATCGACCGCCTGGGCATGGATGGGCGGGCACTCGACGCCTGGCTGGGCTCCGTGCGCGGAGGGAGCAGACTCGACGACACGCAGGTCAAGGGCATGAAGCGGCGCGGCGGAACCGCGAGCCAGACGGTCGTCATCGAGCTCGAGATCATCGCCCTGCTGTTGCTGGAGCCGGAGCGGTTGCGTAGCCGGCTCGAACGGGTCGAGATGGCGCTGCCGCCCGCACCCGACTCGCTCCTGCGTGAGTTCGCCGAGCTTTGCCGGGAGTGTGACTTCGACGATCGCCAGGTGCTGCTCCACTATCGGGAACGGGACGAAGGGGGCGTCGTCTGGTCACGGCTCTTCGGAGAGGCGGCGGGCGACACCGAGGGGCGGATAGACGTGGACGGTCACATCGAGAAGTCCCTATCGCGACTGCGCGAGCTCTACCTGGACAGCGAGAAGTCGAGCCAGCAGACTAGGCTGCTCGCCCGCATGGAGGAGATCCAGGCGCTGCTGGCCGACGCGACCCTGCCAGCCGAGCGGCTCGAGCGGTTGTACGCCGAACTGAAGGAGATCGCCGCCAAGCAGGTTGCCCGCGAAGCGGAGCGGCGCCTGCGGGTCCCGGCCGGGTACCTGCGGCGGAGGCGGAACTGA
- a CDS encoding pentapeptide repeat-containing protein, with product MTEPGRFEDRRFSGDELPPGELAGARFSDCMFADCDLSGVSLRGSHFSECAFERCELSTIDLTDALLHSVTFDGCRLTGVDFGALRRDAIGMVASFDNCELSLAAFIDCDLRACSFRSCRLSEAEFRGCDLRKVDLGGSDFVGARFVDNDMRECDLRGARNYSLSPYENKLLGMRVDLPEALGLVTALGVRISG from the coding sequence ATGACGGAGCCCGGTCGTTTCGAAGATCGCCGGTTCTCCGGTGACGAACTCCCCCCAGGCGAGCTGGCTGGCGCTAGGTTCAGCGACTGCATGTTCGCGGATTGCGACCTGTCAGGGGTCTCGCTGCGCGGCAGCCACTTCAGCGAGTGCGCGTTCGAACGGTGCGAACTCTCGACCATCGACCTGACCGACGCGCTGCTTCACTCGGTTACCTTCGACGGCTGCAGGCTCACCGGTGTCGACTTCGGCGCCCTGCGTAGAGACGCCATCGGCATGGTCGCTTCGTTCGACAACTGCGAACTCTCCCTCGCCGCCTTCATCGACTGCGACCTGCGCGCCTGCTCGTTCCGCTCCTGCCGGCTCTCCGAGGCGGAGTTCCGGGGTTGCGACCTGAGGAAGGTCGATCTGGGAGGCAGCGACTTCGTCGGCGCCAGGTTCGTCGACAACGACATGAGGGAGTGCGACCTGCGGGGCGCCCGGAACTACTCGCTGTCGCCTTACGAGAACAAACTCCTGGGGATGCGGGTCGACCTGCCCGAGGCGCTCGGCCTCGTCACCGCGCTGGGCGTGCGCATCTCCGGCTGA
- a CDS encoding phosphoribosyltransferase family protein, translating to MEHHTVRIGKLERKLQIVDVGGVSVALLNLLGDTELTEEAAAELARCMPEGIETLVTPEVKAVPLAHALSRITGIPYVVARKTEKPYMVGAVKRTVLSITTGKPQDLVIDGSDIPRIEGKRVAIVDDVVSTGGTLEGLRELLLEIGGQVVATLVVFTEGDERDDVVALGHLPLFPARG from the coding sequence ATGGAACATCACACGGTACGCATCGGGAAGCTCGAGCGGAAGCTGCAGATCGTCGACGTGGGCGGCGTTTCCGTCGCTCTCCTCAACCTCCTCGGTGACACCGAACTGACCGAAGAGGCGGCCGCGGAACTGGCCAGGTGCATGCCGGAGGGCATAGAGACGCTGGTGACTCCCGAAGTGAAGGCGGTACCGCTCGCCCACGCCCTCAGCCGTATCACCGGCATCCCCTACGTGGTGGCGCGCAAGACGGAGAAGCCGTACATGGTGGGCGCGGTCAAACGGACTGTCCTGTCTATCACCACGGGAAAGCCTCAGGACCTGGTCATAGACGGCAGCGACATCCCCAGGATCGAGGGGAAGCGGGTGGCGATAGTGGACGATGTCGTCAGCACAGGCGGCACGCTGGAGGGCCTGCGGGAGCTGCTGCTGGAGATCGGCGGCCAGGTGGTGGCCACGCTGGTCGTGTTCACCGAAGGAGACGAACGTGACGACGTCGTGGCGCTCGGACACTTGCCGCTGTTCCCGGCACGAGGCTGA
- the purU gene encoding formyltetrahydrofolate deformylase produces the protein MSERANTARLLISCPDRRGIVAAVSQFLYTHGANVLDSSQHSTDPKGGTFFMRMVFHLERLDLGRSQLEKAFDEVVAKPFEMEWRISYADQRKRMAVLVSQYEHCLLELLWRQRSGEFEVDIPLVISNHELLRGTVESFGIPFHHLPVSKETKAKQEAAMLELLDGQVDYIVLARYMQILSPGFVQRWRERIINIHHSFLPAFVGANPYRNAYQRGVKLIGATAHYVTDELDEGPIIEQDVHRVSHRESVSDLARVGREIERTVLARAVAAHIEDRILVFGNKTVVFE, from the coding sequence GTGAGTGAGCGCGCCAACACCGCCAGACTCCTCATCTCGTGTCCCGACCGGCGTGGCATCGTCGCCGCCGTCTCGCAGTTCCTCTACACCCACGGCGCCAACGTGCTCGACTCGTCGCAGCACTCGACCGACCCGAAGGGCGGCACCTTCTTCATGCGCATGGTCTTCCACCTCGAGAGGCTCGACCTCGGTCGCAGTCAACTCGAGAAGGCGTTCGATGAGGTCGTCGCCAAGCCGTTCGAGATGGAGTGGCGCATCTCCTACGCCGACCAGCGGAAGCGGATGGCGGTGCTGGTGAGCCAGTACGAGCACTGCCTGCTGGAACTGCTCTGGCGCCAGCGAAGCGGTGAGTTCGAGGTCGACATCCCGCTCGTCATCTCCAATCACGAGCTGCTTCGCGGCACAGTCGAGTCGTTCGGCATCCCCTTCCACCACCTGCCGGTGAGCAAGGAGACGAAGGCTAAGCAGGAGGCGGCGATGCTGGAACTGCTCGACGGACAGGTCGACTACATCGTCCTCGCTCGCTACATGCAGATCCTTTCGCCCGGTTTCGTGCAGCGTTGGCGCGAGCGCATCATCAACATCCACCACTCGTTCCTGCCGGCGTTCGTGGGCGCGAACCCATATCGCAACGCCTATCAGCGGGGGGTGAAGCTGATCGGTGCGACCGCGCACTACGTCACCGACGAACTCGACGAGGGCCCGATCATCGAACAGGACGTGCACCGCGTCTCGCATCGAGAGTCGGTGAGCGACTTGGCCAGGGTGGGCCGGGAGATCGAGAGGACCGTGCTCGCCCGAGCCGTCGCTGCTCATATAGAGGACCGCATCCTGGTGTTCGGCAACAAGACGGTGGTCTTCGAGTAG
- a CDS encoding MATE family efflux transporter codes for MRSLPPRTRRVFGQVWQLALPVIIANMLQSLVNVADVFLAGRLGPIEIAAVGMGTSVRMLVLVGIMAITAGCMALAAQARGAGDDEELSLVTRQSLSLAVLLSVLLSAIGFFGAEPILRFLNSGGDPRAVELGTDYLQILFAGTIFLTLNFTINSLMQGAGDTVTPLYISGGMNVLNVLFSSVLMFGPGPLPALGVSGAAFGTVLARAFAVVAGISLFYSGRNAVRILPGSYLPNTDMFRQILSIGVPSGAQGIARNAAQIMVLRIVTSTAAGTYGASALAIGLQVESLAFMPGLAVSVAATSLVGRSLGAWQVEEARERGNAAVALGALLMGTLGLLLWIFATPLVRLFDPSAHPTVIAAGTAYLRINALSQPILAVAMVVNGGLRGAGDTRPPLVATIVGRWLVVVPLAYFLALQLGMGVNGVWWALFAGTCIQAVYVAARWLSGKWLQVGLRKSRLYRIHLRHLPEEEQRRFLYEVKAPLMASGATRERVEEEGVVYQLPSGRVQLAFDGSYRVVSGHELLPEPGADSGSDELAEPRPAVADRRPAG; via the coding sequence GTGCGATCCTTGCCTCCCAGGACGAGAAGGGTGTTCGGTCAGGTCTGGCAGCTGGCGCTGCCCGTCATCATCGCCAACATGCTGCAGAGCCTGGTCAACGTCGCCGACGTGTTCCTGGCGGGCCGACTCGGTCCGATCGAGATCGCGGCGGTGGGGATGGGCACCAGCGTCCGGATGCTCGTGCTGGTGGGGATCATGGCCATCACAGCCGGCTGCATGGCACTGGCGGCGCAGGCTCGCGGAGCCGGCGACGACGAAGAACTGAGCCTGGTCACCCGCCAGTCGCTCTCGCTGGCCGTACTGCTGTCGGTGCTCCTGAGCGCTATCGGCTTCTTCGGCGCCGAACCGATCCTCCGCTTCCTCAACTCGGGCGGCGATCCGCGCGCAGTTGAGCTGGGCACCGACTATCTGCAGATCCTCTTCGCCGGCACCATCTTCCTGACCCTGAACTTCACCATCAACTCGCTCATGCAGGGAGCCGGAGACACCGTCACACCGCTCTACATCTCGGGTGGGATGAACGTGTTGAACGTGCTCTTCAGCTCGGTCCTGATGTTCGGCCCGGGCCCCCTCCCGGCCCTCGGCGTGAGCGGAGCTGCCTTCGGAACCGTACTCGCCCGGGCGTTCGCCGTGGTTGCCGGCATCTCCCTCTTCTACTCGGGCCGCAACGCCGTGCGTATCCTGCCGGGCAGCTACCTCCCCAACACCGACATGTTCCGCCAGATCCTCTCCATCGGGGTTCCTTCCGGCGCGCAGGGCATCGCCCGCAACGCGGCTCAGATCATGGTGCTGAGGATCGTCACCTCGACTGCCGCCGGGACCTACGGGGCGTCGGCTCTGGCGATCGGCCTGCAGGTGGAGTCGCTCGCCTTCATGCCCGGGCTCGCGGTGAGCGTCGCCGCGACCAGCCTGGTGGGCCGCTCGCTCGGCGCCTGGCAGGTGGAGGAGGCGCGTGAACGCGGCAACGCCGCCGTCGCGCTGGGCGCCCTCCTGATGGGAACCCTCGGGCTGCTGCTGTGGATCTTCGCGACCCCCCTCGTGCGCCTGTTCGACCCCAGCGCCCACCCCACCGTCATCGCGGCCGGAACCGCTTACCTGCGCATCAACGCCCTCTCACAGCCGATCCTGGCTGTGGCCATGGTCGTCAACGGCGGCCTCCGGGGAGCCGGGGACACCCGACCGCCCCTCGTCGCGACGATCGTGGGAAGGTGGCTCGTCGTCGTACCGCTCGCATACTTTCTCGCCCTGCAGCTGGGCATGGGGGTAAACGGCGTCTGGTGGGCGCTCTTCGCCGGCACCTGCATCCAGGCGGTCTACGTCGCGGCTCGGTGGCTCAGCGGGAAGTGGCTCCAGGTGGGGCTCCGCAAGTCGAGGCTCTACCGAATCCACCTGCGCCACCTGCCCGAAGAGGAGCAGCGCCGCTTCCTCTACGAGGTGAAGGCTCCGCTGATGGCCTCGGGAGCGACACGCGAACGGGTGGAAGAGGAGGGGGTCGTCTACCAACTGCCCAGCGGACGGGTGCAGCTCGCTTTTGACGGATCGTATCGGGTGGTGAGCGGCCACGAACTGCTGCCGGAGCCGGGCGCGGACTCCGGATCCGATG